One region of Synechococcus elongatus PCC 11801 genomic DNA includes:
- the pyrR gene encoding bifunctional pyr operon transcriptional regulator/uracil phosphoribosyltransferase PyrR yields the protein MSPSQIELLSADEQRRTLNRLASQIVESAREVDRLVLIGIHTRGVYLAEGLAQAIAQLEGQPIASGSLDITFYRDDLDRIGARQPERSRIPQDLTGCTVVLVDDVIFTGRTIRAAMDALNDYGRPAIVRLAVLIDRGNRELPIQPDFVGKVVPTRRSERVEVYFQSVDGHEGVALIRPD from the coding sequence ATGAGCCCCTCTCAAATTGAATTGCTGTCTGCCGATGAACAGCGGCGCACCCTCAATCGTTTGGCCTCGCAGATTGTCGAGAGCGCCCGAGAGGTTGATCGCCTCGTGTTGATTGGCATCCACACCCGAGGGGTCTACCTCGCCGAAGGACTGGCGCAAGCGATCGCCCAGCTCGAAGGCCAGCCGATCGCCTCTGGCAGTTTAGACATCACTTTCTATCGCGATGACCTCGATCGCATTGGGGCCCGCCAACCCGAGCGCAGCCGCATTCCTCAAGATTTGACCGGCTGCACCGTTGTTCTGGTCGATGATGTGATCTTCACGGGCCGCACGATTCGCGCCGCCATGGATGCTTTGAATGACTATGGACGCCCGGCGATCGTCCGCCTCGCAGTTCTGATCGATCGCGGCAATCGGGAGTTGCCCATCCAACCCGATTTTGTTGGCAAAGTCGTTCCAACGCGGCGCAGTGAACGCGTGGAAGTCTACTTCCAGTCCGTTGATGGTCACGAAGGAGTGGCGTTGATCCGGCCTGACTGA
- a CDS encoding CHAD domain-containing protein translates to MSASLNLPADSLGLCLLQGMQRQVDRYLHYRRAVLRDRDPEDLHQLRVSLRRLRSLLEHYGFALSLPKAVRQRSLASLGRRCGQVRDLDVLLEALQSLPKPEQHQEARRFQQLQKQLKARCRQARCQLRRELQRSRYQRCITALRNWLAKPSFEACAYLPSPDLLPELVLASYARLHVHPGWWIRVTDQQQLRSADNHQLHDLRKTVKRFRYGVEVLATVAPTLEPLLQRLKPLQTALGTWQDRATWTVLLDTQQAHWQRRVPSLADRWQQDSRLAWQQWLEQQQALRDPSTGLQATVYDCLGWRSPQSGRINATPS, encoded by the coding sequence ATGTCTGCCTCGCTCAATCTGCCCGCTGACAGTCTGGGTCTTTGTTTGCTGCAAGGGATGCAGCGACAGGTCGATCGCTATCTGCACTATCGTCGTGCGGTGCTGCGCGATCGCGATCCTGAAGATTTACACCAGTTGCGCGTCAGCTTGCGGCGGCTGCGCAGCCTGCTGGAGCACTATGGCTTTGCCCTGAGTTTGCCAAAGGCCGTTCGCCAGCGATCGCTGGCGAGTTTGGGACGCCGTTGTGGTCAAGTCCGCGATCTCGATGTTTTGCTGGAAGCCTTGCAATCCTTACCGAAGCCGGAGCAACACCAAGAAGCGCGCCGGTTCCAGCAGCTTCAAAAACAGTTAAAAGCCCGCTGTCGCCAAGCGCGCTGCCAGCTCCGCCGAGAACTCCAGCGATCGCGCTATCAACGCTGCATCACGGCCCTGCGCAATTGGCTAGCGAAGCCCTCTTTTGAAGCCTGCGCCTATCTCCCTAGTCCAGATCTACTTCCAGAACTGGTGTTGGCCAGCTATGCCCGCTTGCATGTCCATCCGGGCTGGTGGATACGGGTGACGGATCAGCAGCAACTGCGTTCGGCAGATAATCATCAGCTCCACGACCTGCGCAAGACGGTCAAACGCTTTCGCTATGGCGTGGAAGTGCTGGCGACTGTCGCCCCAACCCTCGAACCGCTGTTGCAGCGCCTCAAACCCCTGCAAACAGCTTTGGGCACTTGGCAGGATCGAGCAACTTGGACGGTGTTACTGGACACTCAACAAGCCCACTGGCAGCGGCGGGTCCCGAGCTTGGCCGATCGCTGGCAGCAGGATAGCCGACTGGCGTGGCAGCAATGGTTGGAACAGCAACAAGCGCTGCGAGATCCCAGTACAGGCTTGCAAGCCACGGTCTACGACTGTTTGGGTTGGCGATCGCCTCAGTCAGGCCGGATCAACGCCACTCCTTCGTGA
- a CDS encoding TIGR04376 family protein, with protein sequence MSVFDDVSRFLEDRLEEYLRNNPHLELQALAEQLDEQANDTLRLIAQLQRQEQTLQEKILATARDVQLWHERIAKAQSKGRLDLVEPAQAREAALLRQGNQLWGQMTAVKQQIEQSQQLYRQIQTRQQEVKQRLATVQASPATWGTPPAADPNDPLEAAFHAWDIEDELDSLKRNLSR encoded by the coding sequence GTGAGTGTTTTTGATGACGTCAGCCGCTTTTTGGAGGATCGGCTCGAAGAGTATCTACGCAACAATCCCCACCTCGAACTACAGGCTTTAGCAGAACAGCTCGACGAGCAGGCCAACGATACACTCCGGCTGATTGCGCAGCTCCAGCGCCAAGAACAAACGCTGCAAGAGAAAATCCTAGCGACAGCCCGCGATGTACAACTCTGGCACGAACGCATTGCCAAGGCGCAATCCAAGGGGCGGTTGGATTTAGTTGAACCCGCGCAGGCCCGTGAAGCTGCCCTGCTACGACAAGGCAATCAGCTTTGGGGTCAAATGACGGCAGTGAAACAGCAGATTGAGCAGAGTCAGCAGCTTTATCGCCAGATTCAAACGCGGCAGCAGGAAGTAAAGCAACGACTTGCAACCGTTCAAGCTAGCCCCGCTACTTGGGGGACTCCGCCTGCAGCCGATCCCAACGATCCGCTAGAAGCCGCTTTCCATGCTTGGGATATTGAGGATGAGCTGGATTCTCTCAAGCGAAATCTCTCTCGCTGA
- the fcl gene encoding GDP-L-fucose synthase, which produces MELSSSIFVAGHRGLVGAAIARRLQAAGYPNLLTASRSQLDLRDAIAVDRFFAEHRPDYVFLAAAKVGGIYANDIYPADFLRDNLQIQTNVIDAAYRNGCQKLLFLGSTCIYPKFAPQPMPESCLLTGELEPTNEWYAIAKIAGIKLCQAYRKQYGFNAISLMPTNLYGPSDNFHPENSHVLPALIRRFLEAKEANHAEVVCWGTGSPRREFLYVDDLADASLFLMQTYNEPEIVNVGVGSDISIRELAELVAQTVGYSGAIAWDTSKPDGTPRKLVDVRRLTELGWTAQTSLEQGLRQTVDWFLAHRLQEARL; this is translated from the coding sequence ATGGAACTCTCTTCTTCAATCTTTGTCGCAGGCCATCGGGGTTTGGTGGGAGCGGCGATCGCGCGACGGCTGCAAGCAGCAGGCTACCCAAATCTCCTGACGGCCTCACGATCGCAATTGGATTTGCGCGACGCGATCGCGGTCGACCGATTCTTTGCCGAGCATCGACCAGACTATGTCTTTCTTGCAGCAGCGAAGGTCGGCGGGATTTATGCCAACGACATCTATCCGGCAGATTTCCTGCGTGACAATCTGCAGATTCAGACCAACGTGATCGATGCAGCCTACCGCAACGGTTGCCAGAAGCTGCTGTTCTTAGGCTCGACTTGCATCTATCCCAAATTTGCACCCCAGCCGATGCCGGAAAGTTGTCTGCTGACGGGGGAATTGGAACCGACGAATGAGTGGTACGCGATCGCGAAAATCGCCGGCATTAAACTCTGTCAGGCCTACCGCAAGCAGTATGGCTTCAATGCCATCAGCTTGATGCCCACCAATCTCTACGGCCCAAGCGACAACTTCCATCCGGAAAATAGCCATGTGTTGCCAGCCTTAATTCGGCGCTTCCTAGAAGCGAAGGAAGCGAATCACGCGGAAGTAGTGTGCTGGGGAACGGGCAGCCCCCGCCGTGAATTTCTTTACGTTGATGACTTGGCTGATGCCAGTCTCTTCTTGATGCAGACCTACAACGAGCCCGAGATCGTCAACGTTGGCGTGGGCAGTGATATTTCGATTCGTGAGCTGGCGGAACTAGTCGCTCAAACCGTGGGCTACAGCGGCGCGATCGCTTGGGATACCAGCAAGCCAGATGGAACGCCTCGTAAGTTGGTGGATGTGCGGCGGTTGACCGAGTTGGGCTGGACTGCTCAAACTTCGCTAGAACAGGGATTGCGACAAACGGTGGATTGGTTCTTGGCGCACCGTCTGCAAGAGGCTCGACTCTGA
- a CDS encoding MATE family efflux transporter produces MNLQTIRAELRQFLQLAIPLAAAQVAQAAVGFVDTVMMGRLGPEPLAAGGLASALFQFILATASGAVMAVSPLVAEAQGAGKDYKIAAIARQGLWLSVLLGLPVMVIIGQLANVMPALGQSATTIALARNYWDAVLWGIIPGLGFAMLRGYVAALGQTRIILPLVLLGTLVNGIGNYLLGYGQFGFPRLELTGLGLSSALGLWVMFLGLLAYTGWQPELHRYPFWQHWRLLQPTICRQILQLGWAIAITVAVEFGLFTIITILMGAIGVEALAAHQTVSQTIILIFMVPLGCSFAMTARVGWWFGRQDGPGARRSGLVGISAIAIWMLLPSSALLFFPRAIVGIYVDLSDPANAGLLALALPMLRIAAFALVLDGVQRVAMGALHGLQDTRIPLLLSLVAFWGVGVGSSALLGFQLGWGSTGLWIGQSLGVAIAGGLFLRRFLRLTQRLNQQFPLQAPLTTHS; encoded by the coding sequence GTGAATTTGCAAACCATTCGGGCTGAGCTGCGACAGTTCTTGCAGCTGGCAATTCCTTTGGCTGCCGCCCAAGTAGCTCAAGCAGCGGTCGGCTTTGTCGATACGGTGATGATGGGGCGCCTGGGGCCAGAACCCTTAGCAGCAGGCGGTTTAGCCTCGGCGCTGTTTCAATTCATCTTGGCCACGGCCAGCGGAGCTGTCATGGCTGTGAGTCCGCTAGTCGCCGAAGCGCAGGGTGCAGGCAAAGACTACAAAATTGCTGCGATCGCTCGGCAAGGCCTGTGGCTCTCGGTCCTGCTGGGACTACCGGTCATGGTCATCATCGGCCAATTAGCCAACGTGATGCCAGCTTTGGGGCAGTCGGCAACCACGATCGCCCTTGCCCGCAACTATTGGGATGCCGTGCTTTGGGGCATCATTCCGGGACTGGGCTTTGCCATGTTGCGGGGCTACGTGGCAGCGCTGGGTCAAACGCGCATTATTTTGCCGCTGGTCTTGCTGGGCACGCTGGTCAATGGCATTGGCAACTATCTCCTGGGCTATGGGCAGTTCGGGTTCCCACGGCTGGAGCTGACAGGCTTGGGGCTGTCGAGTGCCCTGGGTTTATGGGTGATGTTTCTTGGGTTGCTGGCCTACACCGGCTGGCAGCCAGAGCTGCATCGCTATCCGTTTTGGCAGCATTGGCGCTTGCTGCAACCAACGATTTGCCGCCAAATCCTGCAATTAGGCTGGGCGATCGCAATCACGGTTGCGGTGGAATTTGGCCTGTTCACGATCATTACGATTCTGATGGGAGCGATTGGGGTCGAGGCGTTAGCGGCCCATCAAACGGTTTCGCAGACGATCATTTTGATTTTTATGGTGCCTTTGGGCTGCTCCTTTGCGATGACAGCACGGGTGGGCTGGTGGTTTGGTCGCCAGGATGGACCGGGGGCACGGCGGTCTGGACTGGTTGGCATCAGTGCGATCGCGATTTGGATGCTGCTGCCCTCCAGCGCCTTGCTCTTCTTTCCTCGCGCGATCGTAGGCATTTACGTTGACCTTAGCGATCCAGCCAACGCTGGACTGTTGGCTCTGGCATTGCCCATGCTGCGGATTGCGGCCTTTGCGCTAGTTCTCGATGGTGTGCAACGGGTTGCCATGGGCGCTTTGCATGGCCTACAAGATACCCGCATCCCCCTCCTGCTCAGTCTGGTTGCTTTCTGGGGCGTTGGAGTCGGGAGTAGTGCACTGTTGGGCTTTCAACTGGGCTGGGGCAGCACCGGACTCTGGATCGGTCAATCCTTGGGGGTTGCGATCGCTGGAGGACTCTTTTTGCGGCGCTTTTTGCGACTCACTCAGCGTTTAAATCAGCAGTTCCCGCTTCAGGCGCCGCTGACGACCCATTCGTAG
- a CDS encoding winged helix-turn-helix transcriptional regulator — protein MDSSPGYLESHDHGNCPAEIALRVMQGRWKLLIIRELADGVRRFSDLQRSLTGVSQKVLTSQLRELEADGVLARTIYPEVPPRVEYALTERGQALLPVLEGLHAWGQGLQAPS, from the coding sequence ATGGACTCATCACCCGGCTATTTAGAGAGTCATGATCACGGTAATTGCCCTGCCGAAATAGCGCTGCGGGTGATGCAAGGTCGCTGGAAGTTACTGATCATTCGGGAACTCGCAGACGGTGTACGCCGCTTTTCGGATCTGCAGCGATCGCTGACAGGGGTGAGCCAGAAAGTATTGACCAGCCAACTGCGAGAGTTGGAAGCAGATGGAGTCCTCGCCCGTACTATCTATCCAGAAGTTCCACCTCGGGTCGAATATGCTTTGACCGAGCGAGGACAGGCACTCTTGCCGGTATTGGAGGGATTGCATGCTTGGGGACAAGGCTTACAGGCTCCGTCCTAG
- a CDS encoding CDGSH iron-sulfur domain-containing protein, translated as MSTLSPHSIHLEAGTHALCSCGLSQAGHFCDGSHQGSGKSPQILKLDQAKTVYLCSCSASGNAPFCDGSHTRISATSAASSRKPWWKFWG; from the coding sequence ATGTCTACACTCAGTCCTCATTCTATTCACCTAGAAGCGGGCACCCACGCTCTCTGCTCCTGTGGCTTGAGTCAAGCCGGTCACTTTTGTGATGGCTCTCACCAAGGCTCGGGCAAAAGTCCGCAGATACTCAAGCTGGATCAGGCCAAAACAGTTTATCTCTGTAGCTGCAGTGCCAGTGGGAATGCTCCTTTTTGTGATGGTAGCCATACCCGCATCAGTGCCACTTCAGCTGCTTCCAGCCGCAAGCCTTGGTGGAAGTTCTGGGGATAG
- a CDS encoding pirin family protein, which yields MVSTTNLRSTLTTPLFRPAADRFHSQIEWLDSWHSFSFGSHYDPAWMGFGPLRVINDDTIAAGKGFGMHPHRDMEIVTVMVEGELTHQDSMGNREVLRAGEVQRMSAGTGVVHSEVNASDRPCHLLQIWIEPVRLGIPPAYEQKPFAIAEGWTPLLSPTQDQESMAIDRPIRLWRAQPAPGTTLEIPIAAKTLGWIQLIDGAATVESDAGTSQTLVRGDGLGFSQGQIQRLTSSQAGTDLLLFELV from the coding sequence ATGGTTTCAACTACTAATCTCCGCTCAACTTTGACAACACCACTGTTTCGCCCTGCGGCGGACCGTTTTCACAGCCAAATTGAGTGGCTGGATAGTTGGCACAGCTTTAGTTTTGGAAGCCACTATGACCCCGCTTGGATGGGGTTTGGGCCACTGCGCGTGATTAACGATGACACGATTGCAGCGGGGAAAGGCTTTGGCATGCACCCCCACCGAGACATGGAAATTGTCACGGTCATGGTTGAGGGCGAGCTAACTCACCAAGATTCCATGGGCAATCGCGAGGTGCTGCGGGCTGGTGAAGTGCAGCGGATGAGTGCTGGCACGGGCGTCGTTCACAGCGAAGTCAACGCCAGCGATCGCCCCTGCCACTTGCTGCAGATCTGGATCGAACCCGTTCGTTTGGGCATTCCCCCCGCTTATGAGCAGAAGCCATTTGCGATCGCTGAGGGCTGGACGCCGTTGCTGAGTCCCACGCAAGACCAAGAAAGCATGGCGATCGATCGGCCTATCCGACTTTGGCGGGCGCAACCGGCTCCGGGAACAACCTTGGAAATCCCGATCGCTGCGAAAACCCTCGGCTGGATTCAGCTGATTGATGGGGCTGCCACGGTCGAATCTGATGCGGGCACCTCGCAGACCCTAGTCCGTGGCGATGGCCTCGGTTTCAGCCAAGGCCAAATCCAGCGGCTAACTAGCAGCCAAGCAGGGACTGATCTCCTGCTGTTTGAGCTGGTTTGA
- a CDS encoding DNA gyrase/topoisomerase IV subunit A, whose amino-acid sequence MTDSIQFNGADRILPTALHQEMQRSYLEYAMSVIVGRALPDARDGLKPVQRRILYAMHELGLTPDRPFRKSARVVGDVLGKYHPHGDQAVYDALVRLVQDFSSRYPLLAGHGNFGSIDNDPPAAMRYTETRLAPVSHVALLEEIGEETVDFVANFDNSQQEPSVLPAQLPFLLLNGCSGIAVGMATNIPPHNLGEIVDALIALIDRPQLSDRDLLRYVPGPDFPTGGEVIDARGIIDAYSEGRGSIPVRGVARVEEIQPAKGRHRRPVIIVSELPYQVSKAGWIEKVADLVNDGKLQGIADIRDESDREGMRVVIELRRDAQADKVLEQLYKRTALQSNFGAILLAIVEGQPQQLSLKQLLEQFLSFREATLRRRYGHELEQTEHRLMILEGLLRSLGDLDGLIEILRQSPDGSTARARLQVHFDLNERQADAVLSMPMRRLTGLEQEQLQQEATNLREQQARLQTLLNDRPTLLKSLKKDLRDLKRRFGSLRRTRLPEIPPEAFAAPKPVAAPVVPASEPSAPTPTTAAPIQGELIFNSATDSAASDSAPVTAPRFAFQEPTWLCLSDRGQLQAANSTELEPWLTARSGAQERTDFPKVLQWADPSQDLLVITAEGRAYRRSLREVHLGPIANLLPTGRQSTAIAATLLLPPASEERSLLLLSSQGRAKRLALTELAEISNRGLQLLKLVEEETIQAACLCAPQQEVLLGSSGGRLLRLSLSELPLASRTSQGQPRLLRLREGEQPLGCLSVPSGQDLLLVSTLGLVKRLPLGLLRLCRAGDLGNNAFRFTDKRDRLIALLAAPSHGLALFASDQRLWQRSISAIAVTGTDAEGQTLFNLRSAETLQSATTLEGERPPVT is encoded by the coding sequence ATGACCGACTCGATCCAGTTCAACGGCGCTGATCGCATTCTGCCGACAGCACTCCACCAAGAAATGCAACGCTCCTATCTGGAGTACGCCATGAGTGTGATCGTGGGCCGGGCCTTGCCCGATGCTCGCGATGGCCTCAAGCCAGTGCAGCGGCGCATTCTCTATGCCATGCATGAACTGGGTCTGACACCCGATCGCCCCTTCCGCAAAAGTGCGCGGGTGGTGGGTGACGTGTTGGGTAAGTATCATCCCCACGGCGATCAGGCGGTTTACGACGCGCTTGTGCGCTTGGTGCAGGACTTTAGTAGTCGCTATCCCTTGCTGGCGGGGCATGGCAACTTTGGCTCGATCGATAATGATCCGCCAGCGGCGATGCGCTACACCGAAACCCGCCTCGCACCCGTCAGCCACGTGGCGCTGCTGGAAGAAATTGGCGAAGAAACCGTCGATTTTGTTGCTAACTTCGACAACTCGCAGCAAGAACCCTCGGTCCTCCCAGCCCAGTTGCCCTTCCTGTTGCTGAATGGTTGCTCGGGCATCGCCGTCGGCATGGCGACCAACATTCCGCCCCATAATTTGGGCGAAATTGTCGATGCGCTGATCGCTTTAATCGATCGCCCCCAACTCAGCGATCGCGATCTGCTGCGCTATGTGCCAGGCCCCGACTTTCCCACAGGCGGCGAGGTGATTGATGCGCGGGGCATTATCGATGCCTATTCCGAGGGGCGCGGCAGTATTCCGGTGCGCGGGGTGGCACGGGTTGAAGAAATCCAACCAGCCAAAGGTCGCCACCGTCGCCCAGTGATCATCGTCAGTGAGCTGCCCTATCAGGTCAGCAAAGCGGGCTGGATCGAAAAAGTTGCTGACTTAGTCAACGATGGCAAGCTGCAAGGCATTGCCGATATTCGTGACGAGAGCGATCGCGAAGGAATGCGGGTAGTGATTGAACTGCGCCGCGATGCCCAAGCAGACAAAGTGCTAGAGCAGCTCTACAAACGCACGGCTCTGCAGAGCAACTTCGGTGCTATTTTGCTGGCGATTGTCGAAGGTCAGCCCCAGCAGCTCAGCCTCAAGCAATTGCTGGAACAGTTCCTCAGCTTCCGAGAAGCGACGCTGCGCCGTCGCTACGGTCATGAGCTGGAGCAGACCGAGCATCGCTTGATGATTCTGGAAGGTTTGCTGCGCAGCTTGGGTGATTTGGATGGCTTGATTGAGATCCTGCGCCAATCACCAGATGGCAGCACTGCTCGGGCCCGCTTGCAGGTTCACTTTGATCTGAATGAACGCCAAGCCGATGCTGTTCTGTCAATGCCGATGCGGCGGCTCACGGGCTTGGAGCAGGAACAACTGCAACAAGAAGCTACCAACCTGCGGGAGCAACAGGCTCGCCTGCAAACCCTTCTGAACGATCGCCCCACCCTGCTCAAATCGCTGAAAAAAGATTTGCGCGACCTGAAGCGGCGTTTTGGCAGTCTGCGCCGGACGCGTCTGCCCGAAATTCCCCCAGAAGCATTCGCAGCTCCCAAGCCAGTCGCCGCTCCGGTTGTTCCTGCCAGCGAGCCATCGGCTCCAACACCGACAACGGCAGCCCCGATTCAAGGCGAGCTGATTTTCAACTCAGCAACCGACTCCGCAGCCTCAGATTCTGCCCCAGTCACCGCGCCGCGCTTTGCTTTCCAAGAACCGACTTGGCTCTGCCTCAGCGATCGCGGTCAGCTGCAGGCCGCTAATTCGACTGAACTGGAACCCTGGCTGACTGCCAGGTCGGGCGCTCAAGAGCGAACGGATTTTCCGAAAGTGCTGCAGTGGGCTGACCCCAGCCAAGATTTGCTGGTGATTACCGCTGAAGGACGTGCCTACCGGCGATCGCTGCGCGAGGTTCATCTGGGGCCGATCGCCAATCTCTTGCCCACCGGTCGCCAGTCCACTGCGATCGCTGCGACCTTACTCTTGCCTCCTGCGAGCGAGGAGCGATCGCTCCTGCTGCTCAGCAGTCAGGGTCGAGCAAAACGTCTAGCGCTGACTGAGTTAGCGGAGATTTCTAATCGAGGATTGCAACTGCTGAAGCTGGTGGAGGAAGAAACCATCCAAGCGGCTTGCCTCTGTGCGCCCCAACAGGAAGTCCTACTTGGCAGTAGTGGTGGTCGCTTGCTGCGCTTGTCGCTGTCGGAATTACCACTGGCGAGTCGCACTTCCCAAGGTCAACCTCGGCTCTTGCGTCTACGGGAGGGCGAACAACCGTTGGGCTGCTTGAGTGTGCCTTCAGGCCAAGATTTGCTGCTGGTCTCAACGCTAGGTCTAGTCAAACGTCTGCCATTGGGACTGCTGCGCCTCTGTCGCGCCGGTGACTTGGGCAATAATGCCTTCCGGTTCACCGATAAACGCGATCGCCTGATTGCGCTCCTAGCCGCTCCCAGTCACGGGTTGGCACTGTTCGCCAGCGATCAGCGACTCTGGCAGCGATCGATCAGCGCGATCGCAGTCACGGGTACAGATGCCGAAGGTCAAACCTTATTCAACCTGCGATCGGCTGAAACCCTGCAGTCTGCGACAACACTGGAGGGCGAGCGCCCTCCAGTGACCTAA
- a CDS encoding response regulator, which yields MATLLLVEDDPTNARVLAKILEKRGGYSVQHCEDVATILSVCASGAIALVLLDISLAHSTYQGRQLNGIEIAQLLRQNPQTAQLPIVLLTAHAMIGDRDQFLQASQADAYIVKPVIDYDAFLQLIQQLQAAPRSV from the coding sequence ATGGCGACCTTACTCTTGGTCGAGGATGACCCAACCAATGCTCGGGTCCTTGCCAAAATCTTGGAAAAACGGGGCGGCTACAGCGTGCAGCACTGTGAAGATGTCGCCACGATTTTGTCGGTCTGTGCCAGCGGCGCGATCGCTCTGGTCTTACTCGATATCTCCCTCGCCCACAGTACCTATCAAGGACGGCAACTGAATGGCATCGAAATTGCCCAATTGTTGCGCCAAAACCCGCAGACAGCGCAGCTCCCGATCGTGTTGCTGACAGCCCACGCCATGATCGGCGATCGCGATCAGTTTCTGCAGGCCAGCCAAGCTGATGCCTACATCGTCAAACCGGTGATCGACTACGACGCCTTTCTGCAGCTGATTCAGCAATTACAGGCGGCGCCCCGTTCGGTCTAG
- a CDS encoding restriction endonuclease, producing the protein MPLPDYQALMLPLLQLLADQQVHRTRAVIEALAESFQLTSAERQHLLPSGKKFTFDNRVGWARTYLKKAGLIDSPQRGFLQITAAGQEVLRHNPSKIDVGYLDQFEGFREFRGLSGTTTETPAIADLTQTPNTPEEDLDAVYQQLRSDLRSDLLQTIKSCSPAFFERLVVELLVAMGYGGSRREAGQAIGRNNDEGIDGIIKEDRLGLDIIYIQAKRWDAVVGRPEIQKFAGALQGQRARKGIFITTSAFSKEAADYVRKIDSKIILIDGQTLAEYMIDNNVGVTVEAIYELKRIDRDYFIED; encoded by the coding sequence ATGCCCCTGCCGGATTATCAAGCCCTGATGTTGCCGCTCTTACAGTTGTTGGCGGATCAGCAAGTCCATCGCACTCGCGCTGTCATTGAAGCCTTGGCAGAGTCTTTTCAGTTGACTTCTGCTGAGAGACAGCACTTACTACCCAGCGGTAAAAAATTTACGTTTGATAACCGGGTAGGTTGGGCACGCACATACCTGAAGAAAGCAGGGTTAATTGACAGTCCTCAACGGGGCTTTTTGCAGATTACGGCTGCAGGACAGGAGGTACTCCGACATAATCCCTCCAAAATTGATGTTGGCTATCTTGATCAGTTCGAAGGCTTCCGAGAATTTCGAGGTCTATCTGGTACGACTACCGAAACGCCAGCGATCGCTGATCTAACGCAAACACCCAATACGCCTGAAGAAGATTTAGATGCGGTCTATCAGCAACTAAGGTCTGATCTTAGGTCTGATTTGCTGCAGACTATCAAGAGTTGCTCCCCAGCCTTTTTTGAGCGCTTAGTCGTTGAGCTGCTGGTGGCCATGGGTTATGGCGGTTCCCGCCGAGAAGCGGGTCAAGCGATCGGCCGCAATAACGATGAAGGCATTGACGGCATTATCAAAGAGGATCGTTTGGGCTTAGACATTATCTATATCCAAGCGAAGCGCTGGGATGCAGTCGTTGGCCGGCCGGAGATTCAAAAGTTTGCAGGAGCGCTGCAGGGGCAACGGGCTCGCAAAGGTATCTTTATCACGACCTCTGCTTTCTCTAAGGAAGCTGCCGATTATGTTCGTAAGATTGACTCGAAAATCATTTTGATTGACGGTCAAACCTTAGCGGAATACATGATTGATAACAACGTCGGAGTGACGGTAGAAGCAATCTATGAGCTAAAGCGAATTGATCGCGATTATTTCATTGAAGACTAA
- the petG gene encoding cytochrome b6-f complex subunit V — MIEPLLCGIVLGLIPITLAGLFVAAYLQYRRGNQIGA; from the coding sequence ATGATCGAGCCTTTGCTCTGCGGTATCGTTCTCGGCCTAATCCCGATTACCTTGGCAGGCTTGTTTGTGGCGGCCTACCTGCAATATCGTCGCGGCAACCAAATCGGTGCCTAA
- a CDS encoding c-type cytochrome, whose translation MEQSLSKVIEPRAAQVLGWIAAGVVVIAIGLLLTFFRPTDPYVSTVLTLTGDTERGQAIFQINCAGCHGLEGRGLVGPDLANVSNRKSRKDLILQVTTGETPPMPKFQPSPETMADLLSYLETL comes from the coding sequence GTGGAACAATCTCTCTCCAAAGTCATTGAACCTCGCGCAGCTCAAGTCTTGGGCTGGATCGCCGCTGGCGTCGTTGTTATCGCAATCGGCCTGCTGCTAACCTTTTTTCGCCCCACTGACCCCTACGTCAGTACCGTGCTGACCTTGACGGGTGATACAGAGCGCGGTCAAGCCATCTTCCAAATTAATTGTGCAGGTTGTCATGGCCTAGAGGGGCGTGGACTTGTGGGGCCAGACCTCGCCAACGTCTCGAATCGCAAGTCACGCAAAGACCTGATTTTACAGGTCACAACCGGCGAAACACCCCCCATGCCCAAGTTTCAGCCCAGTCCAGAGACGATGGCAGACCTCCTCAGCTATCTCGAAACTTTGTAG